GCTGGGTCGGTTAGGCACTCAAACAGCATTCACGTCTGCGCCAGCGTCCATCAAGAAGCCGATTTGCCTGTACTTGCTCATCGCCCCTTGTGCCCATTTGCTCTTCGGTAATGTTTGGTGCCGATCAATCTGTTTAGAGaaaggcatatatatggggttGGTTCGCCATCCAAATTACAACtcgaggagaaaagaaagattccAATTCCTTTAGAAAAGAAGGCAAGCTCAATTTATGAAAGAGTTTTTGCTTTGAAATCTTGACCTAAATCCCATAGGTTTTTGACGTTTTGAAGTTCTTTGGCTGACAAatgtattattatttttcctttaatctcGATGGAAAAAATGTTATACATTGAGCTTTGCACATTGTGACAAACGGAAGTCTCGAAAAATATGAACTTCTCTGTATATCTACTAAAAattaacatttcttttttttaggacGAATCTTATCCTAAGGGTGAGCAAAAGGAACGGATTGGAGTAGGAATCGCCCGAAACATGGCGGGAATAATTAACCCacctttcttccttccttccttcctttcctttcatCTTCTTTACTTCATCCCTAATATATGATATCAGTTACCATGCAAAGGAAACCAAAAAGGTAGGTCTTGATTAATCGCAATGATGGGCGATTTGATTGCCAATTCCAAAGAAGAGTATATTACGTATTCTCTTAGAGAAAACGAACAACATTCTTTCACTTGCGCAAAAACACTCTCTAAAAACTCTATGAATTTCTCTTGAAGAACGAGCGATCGACAGATCCGAATTCTCTCTCACCTGCGTCTTGGGGCTTTTAATTTGTGGCAATCGGTGAATGTTCGTTCTATGTGATATAATTCTTCGATTAATGACTTGACTTGATTTAAGACATGTAATTTAGTTTAATTCGctgcatatgtacatatatgttATTGAAATTCGTTCCCTTCATTAGTATCAAAGCAATCAGTTCTGGTTCCCTAATCTTTGTGATAGCTTGTAAACGAATTACGTGAGAGACCCATTTTTTGTCAGTTCTGTATGATGATGTTTCATGATGTTCTATGcaataaaaatgttttttcaaCATATGGTAGGAGCGGGCACGGCGAGACAATACAATAACGAGTACGAATGGAGACAGGATCTCATCCGGTGTAATCTCGCTGAAGTGTTCAACACGGAAATGAAACTTCCAACAGTTTGCTATTTTCAGGAGACTGGTACCACAAAAGGCTTTTGGTCCAGGAGTAATCTCACATCTTAAAGGAGAAACAAGACAAAGGAGAACGGGGCAATGTCTTCATTAGATAGGGGTGTTTATGTACTAAAAGCGGCACCAGTTACCAGATGCTTGAAGTTATCTTGTCAAAAACCAGCTCTTGGCAATGGGGGATGGCAGTAACTGGTAAATGATGCCAACTCGGACTGCTTTATGCTGACTAGTCGAACCTACTCACCGGCTGTTTTCTGGTCCGGTTTGAAAGCCACGCAAAAACAAAGCCAAATGATCGTTCAGCACACAATTGGGACAATGATTTTCGTCTGAATTTTGACTACTAGCTCACCGAAATTGGTTCATGAGTACTCTGATCCAGAATACACATTGCAACCAATCCAAGAATGGAGGGCAAATTTATGCCatatatcaaaagaaagatcGACCAAGGACTTTTAAGCACCATCCTTCACTGCATCAGCCTTTACCAGCACTACTTGCACCTCATGTCCCATTCACTTACATCAAACATGAAAGAGGTTTTAACAAAAGCAGGGGTACGTGCAAGTTTTTGCCCTGAACAACCCACAGATACGTGAAGTTCTGCAATTATTCTCCATGACGACTAGGTCATCAGTTGGCAGATGGCTGGTCCAACGCGTTTGGCCAAAGAAAAACCCCATTCACCAGCGATGTTGCCTAATAATGCAGTAccatgaatcaaaaagcatcaAGCCGACTACAACTTCTACTactccggccaaaaaaaaaaaaaaaaaaacatcagcCAAGAAAATGGGGCAACATATTGCTCTGGCAGTATACCGGTGATGATAACTAATATAGAACACCTGGCGAGATGGTTCACGAGTTCTGCTCATCTGTCCTTCCTCTATCCCCACTGCAGCAATAAAAATGGGGCAGCTTGACACGACCGCATACCCTGGAACAAAGACAAGCAAAATATGCAATTGAAGATATATATCAACATGTTTTATTTTTGCCCAGGCACAAGGGGTATTACAAATAGAATAAGTTATGCGTTTGGTAAATAAGAAGTCGAAAATACAATCAAGGTGTGGGATATGCTCTTTGAGTTCATGGGTTGGTGTTCAAGTCTCCTCACCAGCAGTCCATCACAACTAAAAGTAAAAGCTAACTTTGAATAAATTGTTTTCTATTTAATAAACTAAACTGAAAAGAGGTTTGGCAAAGGACAATCTTTTAAAGGGTTCAGATCCGACCAAACTGAATTTAACAATTAAACCCTCTAACTTTGAATAAATTGTTTTCTATTTAATAAACTAAACTGAAAAGATGTTTGGCTGAGGACAATCTTATATAAAGGGTTCGGATCAGACCAAACTGAATTTAACAATTAAACCATCACACACACAATTAAAACAGATTGAAGCAGGTTaccggctctctctctctcatggtgATTCAGGGACTAGACAGTTGAAGACATAGAGTGCTAGAGATTGATATATCATCCGTAAGATCCTGCTTCAGCAGTTTAGTCTTTAAGAAAGTGATATAGAAAACTCCTCGAGTTACAAGACACCGCATCATGTCACAAAAATgacaatgaaaattgaaaatgcaattgtttTTCTTAAATTTCCCATCATtccttcattttaaaaaattgtagaTATAAATAATAATGTGAAGATACTTACGTGCATCGAACTATAACTGGAACGGGTTTCAGAGCCTTCGGTCCATTCCTAATACCTTTCTTGTGGCGGGAAACCTGCATTATTATTAAATAGAAGCCAGTAATAACCCAGACACCGTAAGAACTAGTATCTCCAAATCGATGATGTACAAGCACAATCATGCACATATTTGCATTATGGACAAGAATGAACCTAATGTAAACCAAACGCACGATGAGGTGTAAGACATCAAATTAATCTAAACGGAATAGGCAATTAACTGACTCACAGAAAGTCATACTTGCAGTTGATCGCAACTGTAGACAAAGTAGAAAGATGCAATggccaacaaaggaaaaatcaatGTTGACCAAGGAAAGCGAGAGCATCAGGACAAGGTGCAATGGATTATAACATGTCGACTTTCCCACAGAACTTTCCCTACACTGACTAGATTTAAGTTTAAGCCACCTTCAAAACAAGGAGAATGCATAGAAAAGATTCCAAAGGGTTACAAGTGACATAGTTTACAACATGAATAAAATTATACATTGCTTGAGTTCCATCGAAAACAAATTATGCAAAACTTTAACCAACTTTATTGAACTCAATCCAAGCCGTTGGCTTTGTACTGTAAATGACAAAGTACCATATGAAGACAATTCAATTTCTAAGCTACCTTTCTTTCTGTATTCTTGATGGTCAGCATAGTGGATCCTCACAATAGATAGTTTACCTCCATTATGAAAGCCCCTTTGGAGTCCGGGATCAGTTCCAAGACATTGTGGGACATAGATGGTGCCCACAGTGAAATTAACATTGTGGATAATGGGAATGCAATGAAGTTCCACTGTCCATCTTGTGATTACAACATAAATGAATTAACTATCTACAGCAAGAATGGCTAATGACAGGAGAACAACTATCAATAAAACCTCAAGCCACCGGAGACAACCACAATTTTCCTACATCTTTCTTGGCATCCAATGTGTTCTTGCCGCACATAGcactaaaaagaaaatttccatatCTCCTTTACTGCTTTTCTACTGACCTCTGCTTATCTCCGGCAAGAAAAGCCAAATGATCATAAAACATCCCAAAAAGgccgaaaaaacaaaagaaaatgcttaTGAGACAATGTTTTTTTATCCGAAAGGCATCCTTGCTAACTTCATCAGTTAATGTGGCTACTAATCAATCAGCCCATATCACATCCGCTCTTCTTATCGCTGATCTAACATTACGGATGCGAATTTAGTGAAGTTCCCATCTCAAAGGCTAAAACGAATCGGATAACTACTGACCCCATATCGACACTCTCGAGAACATCTTTTCATTCCACAAGGAGCGGCAGCTTTTAATCATCATGACTAGACACGTCTACTAATCGGAAAAATGACCACATACATCAGTGAGACACATGAAGGACGACCGTCAAACTTTAGTCAACAAGAAATTTCTTAAAAGATCATACGAAATATGCAGAGAGCAAAACCAGAGTCAAGAATCAAGAACACTATCAATACACAAAACCCCCCTTAAAACCCACTGACGGAATGGACACATCGACAAAATAAAACTTCGTCAAGGCAATACCTTCTTCTTCGGAACGGCCATGAGCTCCATGGCCCCTCCTATACCGAATCTTGGGAAATCCATCCACACGCGGCTGTCCTCCGGCAACTGGCCGTGCTCGGGCAAGACCAACGGCGGAGACGCGACGACGGGGGAGACGATGTTATACAAGGGCCCGGGTCGGGCCACGGCCTGAAATCCGCGACTGGGTCCTAGCATCGACCCGCCGCTATGGCCGGCGACGACCCTTTGAACCGCCCTGTGCAACGCCATTCAAGAAGCTCTTTCTTCTGCTGGTTGCCTCCCAGTGAAAGAGAGATTACCCTTTCGGACCCGGATTCTTGGTCGGGTGGGCTCATGGTCAGACCTAAATCAGCCCGTGATTAAAAAGTTCGTCTTCAAAATGGATTTGGCAATTCGTATAAGCGGGCCTCGTATTTCACCAAATATTTCCTTTAAGAGTATAGCAACACCAAAATTGTGAGAGGGAGCAAACATTTCCTTACATTAGTGGTAGATGCAAGTGTTGACACGTTAAACATGTGAGTCAGGTCAGGTTTGGCTGGGCCGAAAATGGAAccgacccaaattgacctaTTTTACTTATATCGACCCGCTTTTGTGTAAGACAAGTTTAACGATATATACCCGACCAAACACGTGCTTAATCCACACTCGATCCAATTTGAGCTTCAGTTGTCGGCAAATTTTCCCCTTATATATGAGAAAGAAATAACATGTTGAAAATAGCAATCAAACCAATTTGAAAACAAATCAATACGAAAAGCTTACATGATATTAACTTACTAAAAAGTTAGCAAACTTTTTTAGCATTGATGTTAACCATCATATTAATGGCTTCATTCTTATAATTGTGAAGAATTTACAGTAGTTTGCTACCTTCCACGGCGCCCATGGCAGCCGAATGAGCAATGAGCGTAACACGAGTGTTTCCTACACGGCCAGGGTACAACACATCATCCTAAACAAACCCGCTTGCCATGTTGCTTCGGTCGATCGAGAGACGAGAGATGCGAGATCCTAGAAAGGAATCACGCGACGAGACAAGAGAAAATGGGTTTAGTGAGGGAAAGAGGGAGCGATTGAATTTTGAACATATgggtttagagagagagtgagagaatgAAACAAGAGTTTTATCGCGCGGTCGCTAGTGTGGAGGCTTGATCCATCTATACTTGAGCTTCGTACAAAGAAAGAACACGTGTTAATAAATAGCTCATGCCTTAGGTACTTAAGGATCATACGCAATACATATTCTTCGACAAAccactaattaaaaaaaaaaattgcgcaCCTATTGCAATAATTTAACGAcaatattaaaattaatttttttgcatcttATTAAAATTTAAATGCTGTCATCAAAATTAAATGTTGTACCTTGATTGTTACCTTTTTTCATCAATAAGTCATCCCCAAATAATTGACAAATACGATTTACATTATAACACATCAATCCAACTTTAGTCttcaaagggaaaagagaatgGTACCTCCGtgaaatcaacaaaatcaaccGCAAAAGTAAGGAGAGGAAAATTGACGATAAAAATTAGTACCGTCATGGTGCTAGAATAAGACCGGAAAAGCTAATATATTCTCGTTACTTGGTCAATTTGATTCACGAGGATCGTCCTAATGCTAAAATTACCctttgaaaaatacaaaaaaaggtacggtttttttttattattactaCTCTACTCATTACTAGTGGTGGTAGATGCAGGTGTTCACATGTTAAACAGGTGAGTTGGGTTGGATTTGGGTGAGCTGAAAATGGGTCCGACCCAATTTGACCTATTTTTACTTATGTTGACCCATTTTTACGTAACACAAGTTTAACGGTTCATACACGACGCAACTCGTATTCAATTCACACTCGACACAATTCGAGCTTCGGTTCTTAGCAAAATTTTTCCCCTTATATGCGAAAGAAATAgcatattgaaaataaaaatcaaaccaattgaaaacaaattaatataaaaaagcTTACATGATaacaaattaccaaaaaaaattagcaagcTTGTTTAGCATTGATGTTAGCCATACACTGATAGCTTCATCCTTGTTATTGTGGAGAATTTCCAGTAGTTCGCTACCTTCCACAGCGCCCACCGTAGCCGGAGCAACCGGCAAAAC
The sequence above is drawn from the Rhodamnia argentea isolate NSW1041297 chromosome 9, ASM2092103v1, whole genome shotgun sequence genome and encodes:
- the LOC125316543 gene encoding uncharacterized protein LOC125316543 is translated as MALHRAVQRVVAGHSGGSMLGPSRGFQAVARPGPLYNIVSPVVASPPLVLPEHGQLPEDSRVWMDFPRFGIGGAMELMAVPKKKVSRHKKGIRNGPKALKPVPVIVRCTVCGRVKLPHFYCCSGDRGRTDEQNS